DNA from Mycolicibacterium alvei:
TTCGGTGTGGATGTGGATGGCCGGGGTGACGTCCCACCGGCCCCGCACGACGTGCGCATTCTCGTCGACCACGCAGATGTCGGATGCGGTGAGCTCCTGCCACCACAGCCCCCATGGGTTGACCAGCATCTCGGTGCGGCCCTCGGGCTGCCAGGTGATGTGGCCGGCCATGTTCTCGGCGAAGCCGATGGACGCCAGGTGCCGGAACGCCACGGCCAGCGCCTGTTCCTCGGTCAGGTCGACGCCGATCGGTGGGGTAACCGACGGCGACCACACTTTCAGCCCGCCCTGGCGCACCTCACCGACGCTCATAGCTGTCTCCCAATCGAATCCGGATATCCTCGCGGAGTTGGCCTTTGGCGATCTTCCCGCCTGACGATCTGGGCAGCTCATCGAGCACGATGATCTTCTCGGGAAGGAGCTCTTTCGACATTCCCTGGGCCAGGAGGTGTTCGACGAGCCCCGGCAGGTCGATGGCTTCATCGTTTTCGGGCGCTACCGGTGCTACCGGCTCTATGTAGACGCAGACCTTCTCCCCGAAGACCGGATCGGGCATGGCCACCGCGGCTGCAACGGCGACGGCGGGATGTGTTGTCACCGCATCCTCGACCTCGCCCGCACTGATGTTCTTGCCGCCGCGCACGATGAAGTCCGAGGTGCGACCGGTGACCGACAGGTAGCCCTCGGCGTCGACCTCGCAGACGTCGCCCATCCGCATCCAACCGTCGGGCGTGTACAGCTTGTCGTGGTCTACGCCGCCGAGATAACCCAGGCTGGTGGCCGGTCCGCGGCAGGCCGGTTGGCCACGACCCGTCGAGGTCACGTCGTCATCGCCGTCGAACAGGCGGACCGTCATCTCAGGTACCAGGCGTCCGGCGGTACGCAACCTGCGCTCCCGCGAATCGTGCAGTGTCGTTCCGCTGAGTAGGCCCGTTTCGTTGGAGCCGTAGAACTGCAGGATGGTGGCGCCGGTGAGCTCCTCGAAATCGGCGGCCCGCTGATACGGCAGCGCCTCACCTCCGGTGAACACCACGCGCAGCGAGCTCAGGTCGTGCTCACGCGACGCCCAGTCGGCCATGATCATCATCAATTGAGTACTGACACAGCACAACACGCTGACCCGGTGGCGGGCGATCGCCTCACACGCGGCCGCCGCGTCGAACTTTTCCAGCAGGACCGTGGTGACGCCGAGGTAGATCGGGGTGGTGTGGGCGGTCCAGATGCCGAACCCGAACGGAGCGGGGAT
Protein-coding regions in this window:
- a CDS encoding class I adenylate-forming enzyme family protein gives rise to the protein MKAGDVAPAADAAHYRAAGWWSDRTLSQTVREHALTHPDKPAYIDYPATTFTWSEFDCAASLLAAQLAGLGIAPGDRIAVWHGDTAAIHVLFVAIERCGAVVVGIGARAGTREATQILQTTAPRLLISDAARQVEARSVASGLTPEISALVLDGLSLDTDTPPRPPAAGVGADDVFLINSTSGTTGLPKCVVHTQNRWHYFHQQAVANGALTSEDVFLPVIPAPFGFGIWTAHTTPIYLGVTTVLLEKFDAAAACEAIARHRVSVLCCVSTQLMMIMADWASREHDLSSLRVVFTGGEALPYQRAADFEELTGATILQFYGSNETGLLSGTTLHDSRERRLRTAGRLVPEMTVRLFDGDDDVTSTGRGQPACRGPATSLGYLGGVDHDKLYTPDGWMRMGDVCEVDAEGYLSVTGRTSDFIVRGGKNISAGEVEDAVTTHPAVAVAAAVAMPDPVFGEKVCVYIEPVAPVAPENDEAIDLPGLVEHLLAQGMSKELLPEKIIVLDELPRSSGGKIAKGQLREDIRIRLGDSYERR